A single window of Malus sylvestris chromosome 5, drMalSylv7.2, whole genome shotgun sequence DNA harbors:
- the LOC126621674 gene encoding vacuolar-sorting receptor 3-like has translation MMELQRSAALRFFLGFLLLSMANGRFVVEKNSLRVTSPDKIKGTYDSAIGNFGIPQYGGSMAGAVVYPKENQKGCKEFSEFGITFKSSPGALPTFVLVDRGDCFFALKVWNAQKAGASAVLVADNIEEALITMDSPEEDGSTSKYIENITIPSALIEKRFGEILKKAISAGDMVNVNLDWREAVPHPDDRVEYELWTNSNDECGVKCDMLMEFMKDFRGAAQILEKGGYTQFTPHYITWYCPRAFTLSKQCKSQCINHGRYCAPDPEQDFSSGYDGKDVVLENLRQLCVFRVANETKKPWVWWDYVTDFQIRCPMKEKKYNKECADGVIKSLGLDIKKIESCMGDRNADSENTVLKEEQDAQVGKGTRGDVTILPTVVVNNHQYRGKLEKGAVLKAICSGFEETTEPAVCLSTDVETNECLDNNGGCWQDKAANLTACKDTFRGRVCECPLVDGVQFKGDGYTTCEASGPGRCKVNNGGCWHEARDGHVFTACTDNGKVQCQCPPGFKGDGVKSCEDIDECKDRKACQCPECSCKNTWGSYDCSCSGNLLYIRDHDTCISKSSGGGKSSAWVAVWVILIGLAMAAGGAYLVYKYRLRSYMDSEIRAIMAQYMPLDSQAEVPNHVNEERA, from the exons ATGATGGAGCTGCAGAGATCAGCAGCGCTGAGATTCTTTCTAGGGTTTCTGCTGCTGTCTATGGCGAATGGGAGATTCGTGGTGGAGAAGAACAGCTTGAGGGTCACATCCCCGGATAAAATCAAAGGCACGTACGACAGTGCCATTGGCAACTTCGGGATTCCTCAGTACGGCGGCAGCATGGCCGGCGCCGTGGTGTATCCGAAGGAGAATCAGAAGGGATGCAAGGAGTTTTCTGAATTTGGGATTACGTTTAAATCGAGCCCCGGAGCTCTCCCAACTTTCGTTTTGGTCGATCGTGGAG ATTGCTTCTTTGCCTTGAAGGTTTGGAATGCCCAGAAAGCTGGGGCTTCTGCAGTTCTTGTTGCTGATAATATTGAGGAGGCATTGATAACCATGGACTCACCCGAAGAGGATGGTTCAACTTCCAAATACATTGAGAACATAACAATACCATCTGCGCTCATTGAAAAAAGGTTTGGCGAAATtttaaagaaagcaatcagtgcTGGTGATATGGTCAATGTGAATCTTGACTGGAGAGAAGCTGTTCCACATCCAGATGATCGTGTGGAATATGAACTGTGGACCAACAGCAACGATGAATGTGGGGTTAAATGTGACATGTTGATGGAATTTATGAAGGATTTTAGGGGTGCAGCCCAAATACTTGAAAAAGGCGGTTACACTCAGTTCACACCTCATTATATAACTTGGTACTGTCCTCGGGCATTTACTTTAAGCAAACAGTGCAAGTCTCAGTGCATCAATCATGGAAGATATTGTGCTCCTGATCCAGAACAAGACTTCAGCAGTGGTTACGATGGGAAAGATGTGGTTCTTGAAAATTTAAGGCAGCTATGTGTTTTTAGAGTGGCAAATGAGACCAAAAAGCCTTGGGTATGGTGGGACTACGTAACTGATTTTCAAATTAGATGTCCCATGAAGGAGAAAAAGTACAACAAGGAATGTGCTGATGGTGTCATTAAATCTCTTG GGCTTGATATTAAGAAGATTGAGAGTTGTATGGGAGACCGTAATGCGGACTCAGAAAATACTGTTCTGAAAGAAGAGCAAGATGCTCAG GTTGGGAAAGGAACAAGAGGTGATGTAACCATATTGCCTACCGTTGTTGTCAATAATCACCAATACCGAG GCAAGTTGGAGAAAGGTGCAGTTCTGAAAGCCATCTGTTCTGGGTTCGAGGAAACTACTGAGCCAGCTGTTTGTTTGAGTACTG ATGTGGAGACGAATGAGTGCTTGGATAATAATGGTGGTTGCTGGCAGGATAAAGCAGCCAACCTCACAGCCTGCAAG GATACATTTCGTGGGAGGGTATGTGAGTGCCCTCTGGTTGATGGTGTGCAATTTAAAGGAGATGGTTACACTACCTGTGAAG CAAGTGGGCCTGGGAGGTGCAAGGTAAACAATGGAGGTTGTTGGCATGAAGCTCGAGATGGGCATGTATTCACTGCTTGCACA GATAATGGAAAGGTCCAATGTCAGTGTCCTCCCGGGTTTAAGGGCGATGGTGTTAAAAGTTGTGAAG ATATTGATGAATGCAAAGATAGGAAAGCCTGTCAGTGCCCTgaatgtagctgtaaaaatACCTGGGGGAGCTATGATTGCTCTTGCAGTGGGAATCTTCTGTATATCAGGGACCATGATACCTGTATAA GTAAGTCTTCTGGTGGGGGAAAGTCGTCTGCATGGGTTGCTGTGTGGGTTATTTTGATAGGGTTGGCAATGGCTGCTGGTGGGGCATACCTAGTGTACAAATACAGATTACGA TCATATATGGATTCGGAGATAAGGGCCATAATGGCACAATATATGCCTTTGGACAGCCAAGCCGAAGTTCCAAATCATGTGAACGAGGAGAGGGCGTGA